In the Clupea harengus chromosome 16, Ch_v2.0.2, whole genome shotgun sequence genome, one interval contains:
- the pfkfb3 gene encoding 6-phosphofructo-2-kinase/fructose-2,6-bisphosphatase 3 isoform X4, which produces MPKELTQNRIQKLWIPSKDDKPTVPSRAGRGPHLAHPPTLIVMVGLPARGKTYMSRKLTRYLNWIGMPTKVFNVGEYRREAVKQYSSFDFFKADNKDAVKIRNQCALAALRDVKEYLTGERGRVAVFDATNTTRERRDMILSFGNENGFKIFFIESVCDDPSVIAANIMEVKVSCPDYQDCNKTDAMEDFQQRIECYRQTYEPLDPDSYDRNLSFIKVIDVGRRFLANRIQDHIQSKIVYYLMNIHVQPRTIYLCRHGESQDNLQGKLGGDAGLSSHGRKFASALGSFVEEQNLKDLKVWTSQLRRSIQTAEGLGVPYEQWKALNEIDAGVCEEMTYDEVKEKYPEEFALRDEDKYYYRYPSGESYQDLVQRVEPVIMELERQENVLVICHQAVMRCLLAYFLDKSADEMPYLKCPLHTVLKLTPVAYGCKVESIFLNVEAVNTHRDRPEDVKRGPGSLIRRNSVTPLTSPEPLKKPRMEDLEEPSGLLPGVLPSSLALCSATHLPLVLAGPHWLGKACLT; this is translated from the exons ATGCCCAAAGAACTAACCCAGAACCGGATCCAAAAGCTCTGGATTCCATCGAAAGATGATAAACCGACTGTGCCCAGCCGTG ctggcaGAGGCCCCCATCtggcccacccccccaccctgatCGTCATGGTGGGGCTCCCTGCCCGGGGCAAGACCTACATGTCCAGAAAACTCACACGCTACCTCAACTGGATCGGCATGCCtaccaaag TCTTCAATGTCGGGGAGTATCGGAGAGAGGCAGTGAAGCAGTACAGTTCCTTTGACTTCTTCAAAGCGGACAACAAGGATGCCGTAAAGATTCGAAA CCAATGTGCCTTAGCTGCCCTCAGAGATGTCAAAGAGTACCTCACTGGGGAGAGGGGTCGCGTCGCG GTGTTTGATGCCACAAACACCAccagggagagaagagacatgATCCTCAGCTTTGGCAATGAAAATGGCTTCAAG ATCTTCTTCATCGAGTCAGTTTGCGATGACCCCAGCGTTATTGCTGCAAATATAATG gaagtgaaggtgTCTTGTCCAGATTATCAGGACTGCAATAAGACAGATGCTATGGAAGACTTCCAGCAGAGGATCGAGTGTTACAGACAGACCTACGAACCCCTGGACCCTGATAGTTATgacag GAACCTGTCCTTCATCAAGGTTATTGATGTTGGCCGGCGTTTCCTTGCCAACcgcatccaggaccacatccaGAGCAAGATTGTGTACTACCTGATGAACATCCACGTACAGCCCCGCACCATCTACCTCTGTCGCCATGGCGAGAGCCAGGACAACCTGCAAGGCAAGCTGGGAGGAGATGCGGGGCTGTCATCGCACGGCAgaaag TTTGCCTCAGCCCTGGGCAGCTTCGTGGAGGAGCAGAACCTGAAGGACCTGAAGGTTTGGACAAGTCAGCTGAGACGCAGCATCCAGACCGCAGAGGGACTCGGGGTCCCCTACGAACAGTGGAAGGCCCTCAACGAGATCGATGCT ggtgtgtgtgaagagatgaCGTATGACGAAGTGAAGGAGAAGTATCCCGAGGAGTTCGCCCTGAGAGACGAGGACAAGTACTACTACCGCTACCCTTCAGGCGAG tcGTACCAGGACCTGGTGCAGCGCGTGGAACCGGTGATCATGGAGCTGGAACGGCAGGAGAACGTCCTAGTGATCTGTCACCAGGCCGTCATGCGCTGCCTGCTGGCCTACTTCCTGGACAAGAGTGCAG ATGAGATGCCATACCTGAAGTGTCCTCTTCACACTGTCCTGAAGCTCACACCGGTGGCTtatg GATGCAAAGTGGAGTCCATCTTCCTCAATGTGgaggcagtgaacacacacagagacaggccagag gatGTGAAGCGTGGTCCAGGCTCTCTTATCCGTAGGAACAGTGTCACTCCGCTGACGAGCCCCGAGCCTCTGAAGAAGCCCCGCATGGAGGACCTGGAGGAGCCCTCTGGCCTGCTGCCTGGCGTCCTCCCCAGCTCTCTGGCCCTCTGCAGCGCCACACACCTGCCTCTCGTTCTCGCTGGAccg CACTGGCTTGGCAAAGCTTGTCT aaCCTGA
- the pfkfb3 gene encoding 6-phosphofructo-2-kinase/fructose-2,6-bisphosphatase 3 isoform X1, whose product MPKELTQNRIQKLWIPSKDDKPTVPSRAGRGPHLAHPPTLIVMVGLPARGKTYMSRKLTRYLNWIGMPTKVFNVGEYRREAVKQYSSFDFFKADNKDAVKIRNQCALAALRDVKEYLTGERGRVAVFDATNTTRERRDMILSFGNENGFKIFFIESVCDDPSVIAANIMEVKVSCPDYQDCNKTDAMEDFQQRIECYRQTYEPLDPDSYDRNLSFIKVIDVGRRFLANRIQDHIQSKIVYYLMNIHVQPRTIYLCRHGESQDNLQGKLGGDAGLSSHGRKFASALGSFVEEQNLKDLKVWTSQLRRSIQTAEGLGVPYEQWKALNEIDAGVCEEMTYDEVKEKYPEEFALRDEDKYYYRYPSGESYQDLVQRVEPVIMELERQENVLVICHQAVMRCLLAYFLDKSADEMPYLKCPLHTVLKLTPVAYGCKVESIFLNVEAVNTHRDRPEDVKRGPGSLIRRNSVTPLTSPEPLKKPRMEDLEEPSGLLPGVLPSSLALCSATHLPLVLAGPNLNRGCWTPETAPSSANEIAPPCHLTSTRKW is encoded by the exons ATGCCCAAAGAACTAACCCAGAACCGGATCCAAAAGCTCTGGATTCCATCGAAAGATGATAAACCGACTGTGCCCAGCCGTG ctggcaGAGGCCCCCATCtggcccacccccccaccctgatCGTCATGGTGGGGCTCCCTGCCCGGGGCAAGACCTACATGTCCAGAAAACTCACACGCTACCTCAACTGGATCGGCATGCCtaccaaag TCTTCAATGTCGGGGAGTATCGGAGAGAGGCAGTGAAGCAGTACAGTTCCTTTGACTTCTTCAAAGCGGACAACAAGGATGCCGTAAAGATTCGAAA CCAATGTGCCTTAGCTGCCCTCAGAGATGTCAAAGAGTACCTCACTGGGGAGAGGGGTCGCGTCGCG GTGTTTGATGCCACAAACACCAccagggagagaagagacatgATCCTCAGCTTTGGCAATGAAAATGGCTTCAAG ATCTTCTTCATCGAGTCAGTTTGCGATGACCCCAGCGTTATTGCTGCAAATATAATG gaagtgaaggtgTCTTGTCCAGATTATCAGGACTGCAATAAGACAGATGCTATGGAAGACTTCCAGCAGAGGATCGAGTGTTACAGACAGACCTACGAACCCCTGGACCCTGATAGTTATgacag GAACCTGTCCTTCATCAAGGTTATTGATGTTGGCCGGCGTTTCCTTGCCAACcgcatccaggaccacatccaGAGCAAGATTGTGTACTACCTGATGAACATCCACGTACAGCCCCGCACCATCTACCTCTGTCGCCATGGCGAGAGCCAGGACAACCTGCAAGGCAAGCTGGGAGGAGATGCGGGGCTGTCATCGCACGGCAgaaag TTTGCCTCAGCCCTGGGCAGCTTCGTGGAGGAGCAGAACCTGAAGGACCTGAAGGTTTGGACAAGTCAGCTGAGACGCAGCATCCAGACCGCAGAGGGACTCGGGGTCCCCTACGAACAGTGGAAGGCCCTCAACGAGATCGATGCT ggtgtgtgtgaagagatgaCGTATGACGAAGTGAAGGAGAAGTATCCCGAGGAGTTCGCCCTGAGAGACGAGGACAAGTACTACTACCGCTACCCTTCAGGCGAG tcGTACCAGGACCTGGTGCAGCGCGTGGAACCGGTGATCATGGAGCTGGAACGGCAGGAGAACGTCCTAGTGATCTGTCACCAGGCCGTCATGCGCTGCCTGCTGGCCTACTTCCTGGACAAGAGTGCAG ATGAGATGCCATACCTGAAGTGTCCTCTTCACACTGTCCTGAAGCTCACACCGGTGGCTtatg GATGCAAAGTGGAGTCCATCTTCCTCAATGTGgaggcagtgaacacacacagagacaggccagag gatGTGAAGCGTGGTCCAGGCTCTCTTATCCGTAGGAACAGTGTCACTCCGCTGACGAGCCCCGAGCCTCTGAAGAAGCCCCGCATGGAGGACCTGGAGGAGCCCTCTGGCCTGCTGCCTGGCGTCCTCCCCAGCTCTCTGGCCCTCTGCAGCGCCACACACCTGCCTCTCGTTCTCGCTGGAccg aaCCTGAACAGGGGTTGCTGGACTCCCGAGACCGCCCCCAGTTCTGCCAATGAGATTGCGCCGCCGTGTCACCTGACCTCAACCAGGAAATGGTGA
- the pfkfb3 gene encoding 6-phosphofructo-2-kinase/fructose-2,6-bisphosphatase 3 isoform X3, which translates to MPKELTQNRIQKLWIPSKDDKPTVPSRAGRGPHLAHPPTLIVMVGLPARGKTYMSRKLTRYLNWIGMPTKVFNVGEYRREAVKQYSSFDFFKADNKDAVKIRNQCALAALRDVKEYLTGERGRVAVFDATNTTRERRDMILSFGNENGFKIFFIESVCDDPSVIAANIMEVKVSCPDYQDCNKTDAMEDFQQRIECYRQTYEPLDPDSYDRNLSFIKVIDVGRRFLANRIQDHIQSKIVYYLMNIHVQPRTIYLCRHGESQDNLQGKLGGDAGLSSHGRKFASALGSFVEEQNLKDLKVWTSQLRRSIQTAEGLGVPYEQWKALNEIDAGVCEEMTYDEVKEKYPEEFALRDEDKYYYRYPSGESYQDLVQRVEPVIMELERQENVLVICHQAVMRCLLAYFLDKSADEMPYLKCPLHTVLKLTPVAYGCKVESIFLNVEAVNTHRDRPEDVKRGPGSLIRRNSVTPLTSPEPLKKPRMEDLEEPSGLLPGVLPSSLALCSATHLPLVLAGPHWLGKACLFCIVHYLKVISMLVFQR; encoded by the exons ATGCCCAAAGAACTAACCCAGAACCGGATCCAAAAGCTCTGGATTCCATCGAAAGATGATAAACCGACTGTGCCCAGCCGTG ctggcaGAGGCCCCCATCtggcccacccccccaccctgatCGTCATGGTGGGGCTCCCTGCCCGGGGCAAGACCTACATGTCCAGAAAACTCACACGCTACCTCAACTGGATCGGCATGCCtaccaaag TCTTCAATGTCGGGGAGTATCGGAGAGAGGCAGTGAAGCAGTACAGTTCCTTTGACTTCTTCAAAGCGGACAACAAGGATGCCGTAAAGATTCGAAA CCAATGTGCCTTAGCTGCCCTCAGAGATGTCAAAGAGTACCTCACTGGGGAGAGGGGTCGCGTCGCG GTGTTTGATGCCACAAACACCAccagggagagaagagacatgATCCTCAGCTTTGGCAATGAAAATGGCTTCAAG ATCTTCTTCATCGAGTCAGTTTGCGATGACCCCAGCGTTATTGCTGCAAATATAATG gaagtgaaggtgTCTTGTCCAGATTATCAGGACTGCAATAAGACAGATGCTATGGAAGACTTCCAGCAGAGGATCGAGTGTTACAGACAGACCTACGAACCCCTGGACCCTGATAGTTATgacag GAACCTGTCCTTCATCAAGGTTATTGATGTTGGCCGGCGTTTCCTTGCCAACcgcatccaggaccacatccaGAGCAAGATTGTGTACTACCTGATGAACATCCACGTACAGCCCCGCACCATCTACCTCTGTCGCCATGGCGAGAGCCAGGACAACCTGCAAGGCAAGCTGGGAGGAGATGCGGGGCTGTCATCGCACGGCAgaaag TTTGCCTCAGCCCTGGGCAGCTTCGTGGAGGAGCAGAACCTGAAGGACCTGAAGGTTTGGACAAGTCAGCTGAGACGCAGCATCCAGACCGCAGAGGGACTCGGGGTCCCCTACGAACAGTGGAAGGCCCTCAACGAGATCGATGCT ggtgtgtgtgaagagatgaCGTATGACGAAGTGAAGGAGAAGTATCCCGAGGAGTTCGCCCTGAGAGACGAGGACAAGTACTACTACCGCTACCCTTCAGGCGAG tcGTACCAGGACCTGGTGCAGCGCGTGGAACCGGTGATCATGGAGCTGGAACGGCAGGAGAACGTCCTAGTGATCTGTCACCAGGCCGTCATGCGCTGCCTGCTGGCCTACTTCCTGGACAAGAGTGCAG ATGAGATGCCATACCTGAAGTGTCCTCTTCACACTGTCCTGAAGCTCACACCGGTGGCTtatg GATGCAAAGTGGAGTCCATCTTCCTCAATGTGgaggcagtgaacacacacagagacaggccagag gatGTGAAGCGTGGTCCAGGCTCTCTTATCCGTAGGAACAGTGTCACTCCGCTGACGAGCCCCGAGCCTCTGAAGAAGCCCCGCATGGAGGACCTGGAGGAGCCCTCTGGCCTGCTGCCTGGCGTCCTCCCCAGCTCTCTGGCCCTCTGCAGCGCCACACACCTGCCTCTCGTTCTCGCTGGAccg CACTGGCTTGGCAAAGCTTGTCT CTTCTGTATTGTGCACTACCTCAAAGTGATTTCCATGCTGGTGTTTCAGAGGTAA
- the pfkfb3 gene encoding 6-phosphofructo-2-kinase/fructose-2,6-bisphosphatase 3 isoform X2: MPKELTQNRIQKLWIPSKDDKPTVPSRAGRGPHLAHPPTLIVMVGLPARGKTYMSRKLTRYLNWIGMPTKVFNVGEYRREAVKQYSSFDFFKADNKDAVKIRNQCALAALRDVKEYLTGERGRVAVFDATNTTRERRDMILSFGNENGFKIFFIESVCDDPSVIAANIMEVKVSCPDYQDCNKTDAMEDFQQRIECYRQTYEPLDPDSYDRNLSFIKVIDVGRRFLANRIQDHIQSKIVYYLMNIHVQPRTIYLCRHGESQDNLQGKLGGDAGLSSHGRKFASALGSFVEEQNLKDLKVWTSQLRRSIQTAEGLGVPYEQWKALNEIDAGVCEEMTYDEVKEKYPEEFALRDEDKYYYRYPSGESYQDLVQRVEPVIMELERQENVLVICHQAVMRCLLAYFLDKSADEMPYLKCPLHTVLKLTPVAYGCKVESIFLNVEAVNTHRDRPEDVKRGPGSLIRRNSVTPLTSPEPLKKPRMEDLEEPSGLLPGVLPSSLALCSATHLPLVLAGPHWLGKACLFCIVHYLKVISMLVFQRT; this comes from the exons ATGCCCAAAGAACTAACCCAGAACCGGATCCAAAAGCTCTGGATTCCATCGAAAGATGATAAACCGACTGTGCCCAGCCGTG ctggcaGAGGCCCCCATCtggcccacccccccaccctgatCGTCATGGTGGGGCTCCCTGCCCGGGGCAAGACCTACATGTCCAGAAAACTCACACGCTACCTCAACTGGATCGGCATGCCtaccaaag TCTTCAATGTCGGGGAGTATCGGAGAGAGGCAGTGAAGCAGTACAGTTCCTTTGACTTCTTCAAAGCGGACAACAAGGATGCCGTAAAGATTCGAAA CCAATGTGCCTTAGCTGCCCTCAGAGATGTCAAAGAGTACCTCACTGGGGAGAGGGGTCGCGTCGCG GTGTTTGATGCCACAAACACCAccagggagagaagagacatgATCCTCAGCTTTGGCAATGAAAATGGCTTCAAG ATCTTCTTCATCGAGTCAGTTTGCGATGACCCCAGCGTTATTGCTGCAAATATAATG gaagtgaaggtgTCTTGTCCAGATTATCAGGACTGCAATAAGACAGATGCTATGGAAGACTTCCAGCAGAGGATCGAGTGTTACAGACAGACCTACGAACCCCTGGACCCTGATAGTTATgacag GAACCTGTCCTTCATCAAGGTTATTGATGTTGGCCGGCGTTTCCTTGCCAACcgcatccaggaccacatccaGAGCAAGATTGTGTACTACCTGATGAACATCCACGTACAGCCCCGCACCATCTACCTCTGTCGCCATGGCGAGAGCCAGGACAACCTGCAAGGCAAGCTGGGAGGAGATGCGGGGCTGTCATCGCACGGCAgaaag TTTGCCTCAGCCCTGGGCAGCTTCGTGGAGGAGCAGAACCTGAAGGACCTGAAGGTTTGGACAAGTCAGCTGAGACGCAGCATCCAGACCGCAGAGGGACTCGGGGTCCCCTACGAACAGTGGAAGGCCCTCAACGAGATCGATGCT ggtgtgtgtgaagagatgaCGTATGACGAAGTGAAGGAGAAGTATCCCGAGGAGTTCGCCCTGAGAGACGAGGACAAGTACTACTACCGCTACCCTTCAGGCGAG tcGTACCAGGACCTGGTGCAGCGCGTGGAACCGGTGATCATGGAGCTGGAACGGCAGGAGAACGTCCTAGTGATCTGTCACCAGGCCGTCATGCGCTGCCTGCTGGCCTACTTCCTGGACAAGAGTGCAG ATGAGATGCCATACCTGAAGTGTCCTCTTCACACTGTCCTGAAGCTCACACCGGTGGCTtatg GATGCAAAGTGGAGTCCATCTTCCTCAATGTGgaggcagtgaacacacacagagacaggccagag gatGTGAAGCGTGGTCCAGGCTCTCTTATCCGTAGGAACAGTGTCACTCCGCTGACGAGCCCCGAGCCTCTGAAGAAGCCCCGCATGGAGGACCTGGAGGAGCCCTCTGGCCTGCTGCCTGGCGTCCTCCCCAGCTCTCTGGCCCTCTGCAGCGCCACACACCTGCCTCTCGTTCTCGCTGGAccg CACTGGCTTGGCAAAGCTTGTCT CTTCTGTATTGTGCACTACCTCAAAGTGATTTCCATGCTGGTGTTTCAGAG aaCCTGA